One part of the Lotus japonicus ecotype B-129 chromosome 2, LjGifu_v1.2 genome encodes these proteins:
- the LOC130739316 gene encoding AAA-ATPase ASD, mitochondrial-like, producing MRELWSQMGSLMASAVFLYTIFERFFPRHFRDHLQTYTTKLTNLFYPYIQITFPEFTGEGLKRSEAYTAIQTYLSANSSQTAKKLKAEVVKNSQTPIVLSMDDNEEITDEFEGVKLWWRASKTSTNPQQFSFSYHPPPDAKRYYKLTFHKSHREIITRQYIKHVLDMGKEIETRNRQLKLYTNNPSSGWYGYKSSKWSHIVFEHPATFQTLAMEGSKKEEILKDLVKFKGGKEYYAKIGKAWKRGYLLYGPPGTGKSTMIAAIANFMNYDVYDLELTAVKDNSELRKLLIETPSKSIIVIEDIDCSLDLTGQRKKKKETSEDDEGVKDPAKKAEEEEKKGSKVTLSGLLNFIDGIWSACGGERIIIFTTNFVDKLDPALIRRGRMDKHIELSYCCFEAFKVLAMNYLDVDSHHLFARIGNLLEETNMTPADVAENLMPKSIDEDVETCLQSLITALETSKEEARKKAEEEAGLKEEKEKEGPTQMEEKISEKTTKDVKENGFH from the coding sequence ATGAGGGAGCTATGGTCTCAAATGGGGTCACTCATGGCCTCAGCTGTGTTCCTCTACACCATCTTCGAACGTTTCTTCCCTCGTCACTTCCGTGACCACCTTCAAACCTACACAACAAAACTCACAAACCTCTTCTACCCTTACATCCAAATCACCTTCCCTGAGTTCACAGGTGAAGGACTCAAAAGAAGTGAAGCATACACTGCAATCCAAACATATCTCAGTGCAAATTCATCTCAAACAGCTAAGAAACTCAAAGCTGAGGTGGTCAAAAACAGCCAAACCCCAATAGTTCTCAGCATGGATGATAATGAAGAGATCACAGATGAGTTTGAAGGTGTTAAACTCTGGTGGCGTGCAAGTAAAACAAGCACAAATCCACAGCAATTTTCATTCTCTTATCACCCTCCACCAGATGCTAAAAGGTACTACAAACTCACCTTCCACAAGAGTCATCGTGAGATTATAACTAGGCAGTATATCAAACATGTTTTGGATATGGGGAAGGAGATAGAAACTAGGAACAGGCAGTTGAAGCTGTATACCAACAATCCTAGTAGTGGTTGGTATGGTTACAAATCTTCTAAATGGAGTCACATAGTGTTTGAGCACCCTGCAACTTTTCAGACACTTGCAATGGAGGGGAGCAAGAAAGAAGAGATATTGAAGGATCTTGTGAAATTCAAAGGAGGGAAGGAGTATTATGCTAAGATTGGTAAGGCTTGGAAGCGTGGTTATCTTTTGTATGGTCCTCCGGGGACAGGGAAATCGACCATGATTGCCGCGATTGCGAATTTCATGAACTATGATGTGTATGATCTTGAGCTGACTGCTGTTAAGGACAATTCTGAGCTGAGGAAGCTGCTGATTGAGACGCCGAGTAAATCGATTATAGTGATTGAGGATATAGATTGTTCTCTTGATCTTACTggccagaggaagaagaagaaagaaacaagtGAGGATGATGAAGGGGTGAAAGATCCTGCTAagaaagctgaagaagaagagaaaaagggcAGCAAGGTAACACTATCTGGGCTGTTGAATTTCATTGATGGGATTTGGTCAGCATGTGGGGGAGAGAGGATCATCATTTTCACAACCAATTTTGTGGATAAGCTTGACCCTGCTCTCATTAGGAGAGGGAGGATGGATAAGCACATAGAATTGTCCTATTGTTGCTTTGAAGCATTCAAGGTGCTTGCCATGAACTACTTGGATGTTGACTCACACCATTTGTTTGCTAGAATTGGGAATCTGTTGGAAGAGACCAATATGACACCTGCTGATGTTGCTGAGAATCTCATGCCTAAGTCTATTGATGAAGATGTAGAAACTTGCTTACAGAGTTTGATTACGGCTCTTGAGACGTCGAAAGAGGAAGCAAGGAAAAAGGCAGAAGAGGAAGCAGGGTTgaaggaagagaaagagaaggaagGGCCTACACAGATGGAGGAGAAAATCAGTGAAAAAACCACAAAAGATGTGAAGGAGAATGGTTTTCATTGA